In one window of Synchiropus splendidus isolate RoL2022-P1 chromosome 15, RoL_Sspl_1.0, whole genome shotgun sequence DNA:
- the gja10b gene encoding gap junction protein alpha 10 b, translating into MGDWNLLGSILEEVHIHSTIVGKIWLTILFIFRMLVLGVAAEDVWDDEQSEFVCNTEQPGCKNVCYDQAFPISLIRYWVLQIIFVSSPSLVYMGHALYRLRTLEKERHRKKAFLKAELEGTDPIQDHKRIERELRKLDEQKRVRKAPLRGSLLRTYVFHILTRSVVEVGFIIGQCALYGIGLSPLYKCERTPCPNSVDCFVSRPTEKNIFMVFMLVISGVSLFLNLLEIFHLGVKRIKFILYGSKYGDEDSVCRSKKNSVVQQVCILTNSSPQRLMQLTQMSCSALSDTHRETHLVDSVPPNQECTGVPQQAHRPSHPHIQSLGAGERRHTQRKQSCSSDGSNAPHGPGPLLHAGPRPTLMASNMEIPAALRNHLRKHSRVSACRDFSDSSDSPESGHYPTARKCSFMSRGLSDGKVASSSDSADSLRGMDVEAQHLDEDESPVSTPPPASSGRRMSMSVILELSSIMKK; encoded by the exons ATGGGGGATTGGAACTTGCTGGGAAGTATTCTGGAAGAGGTCCACATTCATTCCACCATCGTAGGGAAGATCTGGCTCActatcctcttcatcttccgcATGCTGGTCCTCGGTGTGGCAGCTGAGGACGTGTGGGATGATGAGCAGAGCGAGTTTGTTTGCAACACGGAGCAGCCCGGCTGCAAAAATGTCTGCTACGATCAGGCCTTCCCCATCTCCCTCATCCGCTACTGGGTCCTCCAGATCATCTTTGTGTCCTCCCCATCTTTGGTCTACATGGGCCACGCTTTGTATCGCCTGAGGACACTGGAGAAGGAGCGCCACCGGAAGAAGGCCTTTTTAAAAGCGGAGCTCGAGGGCACCGACCCGATCCAGGACCATAAGCGAATAGAGCGTGAGCTCCGAAAACTGGACGAGCAGAAGAGAGTAAGGAAGGCGCCCCTCCGAGGATCGCTGCTGCGCACTTACGTTTTCCATATCTTGACTCGATCTGTGGTGGAGGTGGGGTTCATTATCGGCCAGTGTGCGCTGTATGGCATCGGCCTGTCTCCCCTGTACAAATGTGAGCGGACGCCGTGTCCGAACAGCGTGGACTGTTTCGTGTCGCGACCAACCgaaaagaacattttcatgGTGTTCATGCTGGTCATTTCAGGGGTTTCGTTATTCCTCAACCTTCTGGAGATCTTTCACTTGGGGGTGAAGAGAATCAAGTTCATTTTGTATGGGTCCAAGTACGGGGACGAGGACAGCGTGTGCCGGTCGAAGAAGAACTCGGTGGTGCAGCAGGTTTGCATACTGACCAACTCCTCGCCACAGCGGCTGATGCAGCTGACTCAGATGAGCTGCAGCGCTttgtcagacacacacagagagactcACCTGGTGGATTCGGTGCCGCCAAATCAGGAGTGTACGGGCGTGCCGCAGCAGGCGCACCGGCCGAGCCACCCTCACATTCAGTCTCTGGGTGCCGGGGAGCGGCGCCACACCCAGAGGAAGCAGTCATGTAGCAGTGATGGCTCTAATGCACCTCATGGCCCTGGCCCGCTGCTGCATGCCGGGCCTCGCCCTACTCTCATGGCCAGCAATATGGAGATCCCCGCCGCCCTGAGAAATCACCTCAGGAAGCACAGCAGAGTAAGCGCCTGTCGGGACTTCAGCGACTCAAGTGACTCCCCAGAGAGTGGCCACTACCCCACAGCCAGGAAGTGCAGTTTCATGTCTCGAGGTCTCTCCGATGGGAAGGTCGCCTCTTCCTCTGACAGCGCTGATTCTCTGAGAGGAATGGATGTAGAGGCCCAGCACCTCGATGAGGATGAAAGTCCTGTATCAACTCCACCACCCGCCTCCAGTGGGAGAAGGATGTCCATG agcGTGATTCTCGAGCTCTCCTCTATCATGAAGAAGTAG
- the casp8ap2 gene encoding CASP8-associated protein 2, with amino-acid sequence MEDETMASTTAAFTPVPNEDSVDIYEGLDVNDGSNTGHTFSAPSKLKESMDLYEEIVQEEQHIREASFSDLQVRFQAAQGQIQELHRRLQQMEIQNDKLNTENFKLKKNISALLSTARQEVARKDQEIQRLNKCLEKNGHRFRVNHLPDRISSSSSRSFSSCPAPPPSFHHPPPHSSAPLPPSRLLPPPPPLPPPPACAPPPLPPPPPPPAQPPAPQPPNLPRPPPTQHQQPPSTEGNASEITTPQSSSHKSSSSKSSYHGQSRSSPEDRQVPEKHTGLATDITTSQSNRHENVDKHRSRHREEKHQGPKQPELTEKRHRRDHNHMAGRRSHKSDSERRHLSRSEKNRSHQSASHRSDRSKSPLPEVQSNWSTSESERRIRERRRHKTGAAEGSKEGLDHHSRKTIDGLKRFDSKDRSKLSLSDSHGHSSSEKVSDRHSKDFKRHKRTAPSETREKTSDSAHHVTDAEVIDRQEKSKEASERSSQGAAEKSPNSKLSFMETLNLTQSPVKKPTPANGEELQKMTDDEAGPPAFEDMCVIDEVSSSEVDPFSAHADDVFNDLQSQEGMPEKGVIEEAAGSEPAEENQTDMQVGTDSPQAEERPTSFPPCGSTHVPGERSPQTKEVGAIDKHAAGSAHDVVPSKPDSNTVSSEEEAALIPSCEHQDTSIPPKSPPQEAASPAAQLLQDCRPSSDPAAFHSSPLKEDAQKELSENLDCLPQEGISLPEAILVLTQTEAEEVAANGTIKGCSTTKEVASMEKCIELKTPEKVVSKSYRSTAESPLLHDEDSMLRTLSNLRKIPDAISPLSSPIRFTKRGLLHSKPGFVKSLQKEFTSKGSDPNLNKLDVNKENKYPGSPAKREPQDMVEKLSDLASSVSETELEEGEILSECDEAAIVSPATKRAKLMRSVKTRGSPKSVLTKKAGGACETPKEEVEGFSQSPLNKSRFKMVCPASTKSYFSTIEEVMETFKSVRAEMRKKYMKLHKTFPRKSFYGVMENFQESFSEFVDGAHFGKICSQSDELKTKLKKHISTVFSKVANNGIVKRIFDQQAVDLKQKLWDFVDNQVDYLFKDIVVTLKELCKQTNAQPEDKRSREPKVYKPPPASQTTPPPPADLNRKKPCPYKTGLGSRGKDIKINLEDSDGDSHHPRLKPQTPVKFLSPKKPFTPDKNSIVSLGISNSSILDKTDFEILTEQQASSLTFNLVRDSQMGEIFKCLLQGSDLLEAGGDSASWPLGTPRKDADRIITISTPTKFDSPSKLLTPSKFDTPSKLIATWSTISPRKISSPQPKVQLNPAIFDESCLMEVPSGSGAASQKTYSILAEDLAVSLTIPSPLKSDSHLSFLQPPNRNILSTPESVLSAHFSEDALMDGEDVSEHDIHLALDTDNSSCDSSSSVALQPANASFVFKPNLPVQALVMERSNDHFVLKIRQASTHADVTIVADESLSRTLTEEPQMKDLAPSPVKSPCKAPSEETSRREECRAVSPKGLDGLSEERGVDVQHAERTPPRAVEGTNQPTSPSTHTSNLNPLNTRQASESSESSPSCEGSQYQDSSSPAEEHQGSESERNLIITEDLSGSPEKEREKRRKRKKHQKVPKAKKSRKEEKKAERESPLQTSPTSNSLSAKNVVKKKGEVVIAWTRDEDRTILIELKTKGASRETFAFLSEKLQKPTEQIAQRFHQLMKLFKKQGKS; translated from the exons ATGGAGGACGAAACCATGGCTTCTACCA CTGCAGCTTTCACCCCAGTTCCCAATGAAGATTCTGTGGACATCTACGAGGGTCTGGACGTCAACGATGGCTCCAACACAG gaCACACATTTTCTGCTCCCTCTAAACTGAAGGAGTCGATGGATTTATACGAGGAAATAGTCCAAGAAGAGCAGCACATCAGGGAGGCCTCCTTCAGTGAT TTACAAGTTCGATTTCAAGCTGCCCAAGGCCAAATTCAAGAGTTACACCGAAGACTGCAGCAAATGGAGATCCAG AACGACAAACTGAACACAGAGAActtcaaactgaaaaagaacATCTCTGCGCTCCTAAGCACGGCTAGACAGGAGGTGGCACGCAAAGACCAGGAAATCCAGAGGCTTAACAAGTG TTTGGAGAAAAATGGTCATCGTTTTCGAGTCAATCACCTCCCGGATCGGATTTcctcaagttcttccaggagCTTCTCCAGTTGtcccgctcctcctccttcctttcaTCACCCTCCGCCTCActcatctgctcctcttccGCCTTCacgtctccttcctcctcctcctcctcttccaccacCCCCTGCTTGTGCACCGCCACCTCTtcctccaccccctcctcctcctgcacaacCACCTGCTCCTCAACCTCCTAATCTACCTCGGCCACCTCCAACCCAGCATCAACAACCCCCCAGCACTGAAGGCAATGCCTCTGAAATCACAACACCCCAGTCTAGCAGTCACAAGAGCAGCAGTTCTAAATCTTCATATCATGGCCAATCCAGAAGTTCCCCTGAAGATCGGCAAGTTCCAGAGAAGCACACAGGGCTTGCTACTGATATCACTACTAGTCAGTCAAACCGCCATGAGAACGTGGATAAACACAGGTCCAGGCACAGAGAGGAGAAGCACCAAGGACCCAAGCAGCCTGAGTTAACCGAGAAGAGGCACCGAAGAGACCACAATCACATGGCTGGCAGGAGGTCTCACAAGTCGGATTCTGAACGAAGACATCTCTCAAGGTCTGAAAAAAATCGGAGCCACCAAAGTGCCAGTCACAGATCAGACCGGTCCAAAAGCCCCCTGCCTGAAGTCCAGTCCAACTGGAGCACGTCTGAATCTGAGAGGAGAATCCGAGAGAGAAGACGACACAAGACGGgcgcagcagagggcagcaaagAGGGTTTGGACCATCATTCAAGAAAGACAATTGATGGGCTCAAGAGGTTTGACTCAAAGGACAGGAGCAAGTTGTCTCTCTCTGATAGTCACGGTCACTCGTCCAGTGAGAAGGTGTCAGATAGACATTCCAAGGATTTCAAGAGACATAAGAGGACTGCTCCTTCGGAAACGAGGGAGAAGACCAGCGACTCAGCGCATCACGTGACTGATGCAGAGGTTATCGACAGACAGGAGAAATCGAAAGAAGCTTCTGAGAGATCCAGTCAAGGAGCTGCTGAGAAAAGTCCCAACAGCAAACTGTCGTTCATGGAAACCTTGAATCTAACACAGTCACCTGTGAAGAAGCCAACTCCAGCCAATGGAGAGGAGCTTCAGAAGATGACTGATGATGAAGCCGGGCCGCCTGCGTTTGAAGACATGTGCGTCATAGATGAAGTTAGCAGTAGTGAAGTTGACCCGTTTTCTGCTCatgcagatgatgtgttcaATGACCTCCAGAGTCAAGAAGGCATGCCGGAAAAAGGTGTGATCGAAGAAGCTGCTGGTAGTGAACCAGCTGAAGAGAATCAAACCGACATGCAGGTGGGAACAGACAGTCCCCAAGCTGAGGAAAGGCCAACAAGCTTTCCTCCATGTGGTTCCACTCACGTGCCTGGTGAAAGATCCCCTCAGACGAAGGAAGTAGGCGCCATAGACAAACATGCTGCTGGATCAGCTCATGATGTTGTTCCTTCAAAGCCTGACTCAAATACTGTTTCCTCAGAAGAAGAGGCTGCTCTTATTCCCAGCTGTGAGCACCAGGATACCTCTATTCCTCCTAAATCACCTCCTCAAGAAGctgcttctccagcagctcagcTACTCCAGGACTGTCGTCCATCGTCTGACCCAGCTGCTTTCCACAGTTCCCCACTGAAGGAGGATGCACAGAAAGAATTGTCGGAGAACCTGGACTGTCTACCTCAAGAAGGCATTAGTCTCCCTGAGGCGATCTTGGTGCTGACCCAGACGGAGGCAGAAGAGGTCGCGGCGAACGGCACTATCAAGGGCTGCAGCACAACAAAGGAGGTGGCCTCAATGGAGAAATGCATTGAGCTGAAAACGCCTGAGAAGGTTGTGAGCAAGAGCTACCGTAGCACTGCGGAGTCGCCACTGCTCCATGACGAAGACTCCATGCTGCGCACCCTGAGCAACCTGAGGAAGATTCCAGATGCTATAAGCCCTTTGAGCAGCCCGATACGGTTCACCAAGAGAGGTCTTCTGCATTCCAAGCCTGGATTTGTAAAGAGTCTCCAGAAAG AATTCACAAGCAAAGGCTCAGACCCCAACCTCAATAAATTGGATgtcaacaaagaaaacaaatatccAGGTTCTCCTGCCAAACGTGAGCCACAAGACATGGTGGAGAAGTTATCGGACCTGGCGTCAAGTGTTTCCGAGACGGAACTAGAGGAGGGGGAGATTCTGAGTGAGTGTGATGAGGCGGCCATTGTGTCCCCCGCCACCAAGAGGGCCAAGTTGATGCGCTCCGTCAAGACTCGGGGAAGCCCCAAGTCAGTGTTAACCAAGAAAGCTGGCGGAGCTTGTGAGACACCGAAGGAAGAAGTTGAAGGATTCTCTCAGAGCCCTTTGAACAAAAGTCGTTTTAAGATGGTGTGTCCGGCGTCCACCAAGTCCTACTTTTCTACCATAGAAGAAGTTATGGAAACCTTTAAATCGGTTCGCGCCGAGATGAGGAAGAAGTACATGAAACTCCACAAGACATTTCCCAGGAAGAGCTTCTACGGCGTGATGGAGAACTTCCAAGAGTCATTCTCAGAGTTTGTGGACGGAGCCCATTTCGGTAAAATTTGTAGCCAATCCGATGAGCTGAAGACCAAGCTGAAGAAGCACATCTCGACAGTGTTTAGCAAAGTGGCCAACAACGGCATCGTCAAACGCATATTTGACCAGCAAGCTGTGGACCTAAAGCAGAAACTGTGGGACTTTGTTGATAACCAAGTGGATTACTTGTTCAAGGACATCGTTGTTACGCTGAAGGAGCTTTGCAAGCAAACAAATGCTCAACCTGAAGACAAGCGATCCCGTGAACCGAAGGTCTATAAGCCACCGCCTGCATCCCAAACAACCCCTCCACCTCCGGCCGACCTGAATCGGAAAAAGCCATGTCCTTATAAAACAGGCCTCGGGAGCCGGGGGAAAGACATAAAAATCAACCTGGAAGACAGTGACGGCGACAGCCATCACCCCAGACTAAAGCCGCAAACTCCCGTGAAATTCCTTTCCCCTAAAAAACCTTTCACGCCGGACAAAAACAGCATAGTCTCTCTGGGCATCTCCAACAGCTCAATCTTGGATAAAACTGACTTTGAAATACTGACAGAGCAGCAGGCCTCGAGTTTGACCTTTAACTTAGTGAGAGACTCTCAAATGGGAGAAATATTCAAATGCCTCCTGCAGGGCTCTGACCTGCTGGAAGCTGGAGGTGACAGCGCCTCCTGGCCTCTGGGAACCCCAAGGAAAGATGCCGACAGAATTATCACAATAAGCACGCCCACGAAGTTTGACTCTCCGTCCAAACTGCTGACCCCGAGTAAGTTTGATACCCCCTCCAAACTCATAGCGACATGGTCGACCATTTCCCCTCGGAAGATTTCATCTCCGCAGCCCAAAGTCCAACTGAACCCAGCTATATTCGATGAGAGCTGCCTCATGGAAGTGCCCTCAGGGAGCGGTGCAGCCTCACAGAAAACCTATTCTATTCTTGCCGAAGACCTGGCTGTTTCCCTCACCATCCCGTCGCCTCTGAAGTCTGACAGCCACCTTAGTTTTCTGCAGCCTCCCAACAGGAACATCCTGTCCACCCCAGAGAGCGTCCTCAGCGCTCACTTCAGCGAAGATGCCCTCATGGATGGCGAAGACGTGAGTGAGCACGACATCCACCTGGCCCTCGACACCGACAACTCCAGCTGCGACTCCAGCAGCAGTGTGGCTCTGCAGCCGGCCAACGCGTCGTTCGTGTTCAAGCCCAACCTGCCCGTGCAGGCGCTGGTGATGGAGAGGTCCAACGATCATTTCGTGCTGAAGATCCGTCAGGCCAGCACGCACGCAGACGTCACCATTGTCGCAGATGAGAGTTTGAGTCGGACGCTAACAGAAGAGCCACAAATGAAGGACCTTGCTCCAAGTCCTGTGAAAAGTCCCTGCAAAGCACCCAGTGAGGAGACGAGTAGACGTGAAGAATGTAGAGCAGTGTCACCTAAAGGCTTGGATGGTTTGTCTGAAGAACGTGGCGTCGACGTTCAGCACGCTGAGAGAACGCCGCCTCGGGCTGTTGAGGGAACCAACCAGCCGACTTCTCCGTCAACTCACACCAGCAACCTTAATCCGTTGAACACAAGACAGGCATCTGAGAGCTCAGAAAGTAGCCCAAGTTGTGAGGGGTCACAGTACCAGGACTCCTCTTCACCAGCAGAGGAGCATCAAGGGTCAGAGTCTGAGAGAAACCTCATCATCACAGAAGACCTCAGCGGCTCTCCGGAGAAGGAGCGTGAGAAAAGGCGGAAGCGGAAAAAGCACCAAAAAGTGCCCAAAGCAAAGAAGTCcaggaaggaagagaagaaggcaGAAAGAGAGTCGCCATTGCAAACATCTCCTACGTCGAACAGTCTGTCCGCCAAGAACGTGGTGAAGAAGAAGGGCGAGGTAGTCATCGCGTGGACCAG AGATGAAGACCGAACAATCCTGATCGAGCTGAAAACTAAAGGCGCATCACGTGAGACATTTGCCTTCCTGTCGGAAAAGCTCCAGAAGCCCACTGAGCAG ATCGCCCAGAGGTTCCACCAACTCATGAAGCTTTTTAAAAAGCAAGGAAAGAGCTGA